The sequence AACCCCCACAGGTCCCTCCAAGTGGCTGAAAAACAGACTGGCTACACCTGTCAGCAAGGCAGTCTGAAGTAACAGAAATTCATCAGAAACAACAAAAGTAAGATGTCAATACAGGTGTTTGTAATGACACCTCTTCAGATAGGTTTCCACTGTAATTGCACCAGCAATTGCAGTACTCATACCCaagctggtttaaaaaaaaataaaatcaaatctcAGATAACATTAGTCATCTGTTCAAAGCAACACTGAACTTAGCTTTGTCCTGATCTCCTTGCTTTCGTTTTCAACTACGGGGACCAGCCACAGACAAAAGGAGCCCGCATGGAAGAGAAAGGCACACACACAATATGTGCACATACTCCAAGATCTGGAGCTGACAGACGCGTACTCCCCTTAGAAGACTGACAGTACTCCCAAAAGTGGTGACAGAAGCTAggcaaggaaataaatacagatatcTTTAATATCTTGTCTTTATATTTCTTCATGTAGTGGTTAACCTTTCAAAAGCCCAAAGAAAGCTCGTTTGCCTGCTTCTCATGTTCTTGGAGAGAGAGATTAAATGCGGACAGTACAAAACCAGAACTCTGGGAAATGGTGCATTTACAGTAACAGATTCAGTACTAGTGTTGCTGGCGCAGCTGTGAAGTCTTATTTCCATGAAGAGTTAGAGGTGCTAGCTGGAAATAAggccaagaaaaaaatgctatcCACTGCCAGTGACCAGCCGAAAAAGATGCATGATATTTCTTCTCAGCATGGTAGTGATGCTGGCTTTTCCTAATCCTGAAAAACACTGCTGCTTCCTTGTAGCAGCACCATGAGCAATTCTACCCACTTCAGAAAGGAATCTATTCTATATTCTTATGTGAAGGAATAAAAATCTTGGTACTGGCAGGGCCTGTCACAGCTGCTATAAATAATACGTGGATCATCTGCAAATACAAGCTCTGGaacaaaaaagattaaaattggCTGTATAAAGCTTTACAGAATACTGAAGAACGGAACTATTTTCCTACCATTAAGATTCACCACACTCAGATGTTCTTTTACAATATCtacagtaaaatttattttaaataaacataacTAATGAGTAGTTTTTTGTTTGACTAGAATTTTCATACACACTAAGCTAGTATATATTCTTTATGTCACAACCATATTTATCACAAAACATTCAGGGATTTGTTAGCCTGCTTAGTGCTGCTTAAATGATAAAAATCCAGTCGTTTTACTTCTGATAAGTGCTGaacattattctttttctcccaaataTATTTCTAGGGTTCTGTGTTGTGTATGAGTGCATCAGATTGTCAGAATGGAAACAAATCCCTTGTTTTATCTGTCacacaaacccagaaaaagaGAACGCTATTTCCAGGCTGCTCAACAATTTGCCTCAATCCTGCACTCTCATGGGTTAGCTCCCTGGACAAAGTAATAATTTACTGTCAGTGTGCATTCAGTTCATTATGACTGCCAGAGCACGTGCCTGCTTCAAAGATTGTTTGTGATGCAAAGGAATAGGTTGAATTCCACATGAGTTTGAATATCGTTAAGCAATTTATAGCAACTGCAAACTGGAACCCCAACCCCCACCAAGAAATTTAGCAACACCTTCATCTGTAAGCACTCAGCACAACCAAAGGCAGGAATACAGGGTTTATGAACAAGGAACCCTTAAAAGATTTATTATCTCTTTTATTCTCCCTATTCTCCCATGTATTTTAACgataatttgcattttaaagcattcagtctttttaataattactgAGCTATTGAACAGATATTGATTCTTACCtgacaaatattatttttgatGTTATTCCAAAAAGCTGATTCAAAACAAGCTGTACCTCAATTGAACCAATCCATTGCCGTGACCCAACAAATGCTGCAGGCTTGTCTCCAGCATCAACCAGTGCCTTTGCAACATcatcagaaagaataaaaacaaacatcaacAACATATAGTAGGCAATTCCACCACTTTTTGTGAACAAAGTTGGTTTATATATATGGGAACGTATTTTGATCCTAGCCAGTCAAAACCAGACAAAACGATGCTGAATTCATTCATTGCAgttctgttttggaaatgttaCTTGAATGCTAATATAGAACAGTGCCTGCAAGCACAGAATATAACCCCGGGTCCATAGGCAGACTCCAGGCTGGGATGGTGAGCGCTGAGCTGTCTAATCATGGAGTGCATCGTTTGTCCTGCAGAAGCCACTTCACAGACTGAAGTACCTGGATTCCCACTCAGAGCATCTCAGAAAAGGATCCATGAAACAGTGCTCTGAGGAAGAGGCCAACTGAAATACACTGAGGgttgtgatttattttaaactcttctCCATTCTGAGCCTTGTATGTTACATGCAGCACTCGAGAAGGGCCTTTTCCGCTCAGGATACAAAGCCCACAAAGTCTCCTGAAGGCTGCTGCCCTCTTCTAGATGTCTGAAAATACTACAGGAGTGCATGGACTTCAGTTGCTTTTAGCTTTAGGTGTGGACTGAGAAATGTTCAGCAAACACAGCTTAAACTTTAGTGCTCACACCCCTGTTAGGTACGATGAAAGTTGTATTATGACCCAAACCAAACTTTGCTAAAAATGTTCAGTAAATAACACAACGTactatttttagaaaactgaagCCAATTGCACTATTTCTTCCTAGGCATACAATCAATATTAGCTACCCAAGTCTACAGTTCTTCTTCAGTGCTGCTAAAAAATGAACATATTCAGGTATAGAATTCGGGTATTTCACaatagaaaaagaagtgaaggaCAAGTTAAAAACCAGGACAAGCCCACTACTCTCAGAGGCAAAGTTGCAAAAGGTAGCAGTAAATCAATGCATAGCATCTGGGGAACTAATCCAGCTGTCACCGAATACaaaagtaagtttaaaaaattattttagtacGATACATTCAttgggttgttttctttcatttggcaAGAACAGTGAACATGTCATAATCTCAGCTTCTAATAAAACATTAATCCAAGGAAATATTTAGAAGACTATTTTAATAAGTCTTATTCATACAGATCATGTCACCCAATGCTGATAAACATTTGGAGACAGATCTCCTATAACAaaacttgttaaaaataataattcagaaCTACCGTAGTTCAATTTAAGAGATAAAAATATCACATAAATCTGAGGTCTACAATATATgaatttgatattttaaaaatatgctgtgCAAACTTTTCTGGACAAATATACACAAAACAGTTAATCTGCTTAAACGTTCTGTACCTGTTGAATTTCCTTGTGTGTTGGTATAGGTGTATCAAAATAACCTTGCTGCTTGAACCAAGAACAGATTGTCTGCAAAGACCGAtaggcacagccccagccactGTCATCAATCCGATCCTGCATATAGTGGTGATAACTATATACACCATGTACTAAATAAACCTGCACAGAAAGGGATAATACAAATGTATCTGATCACGCTTGCATCAATTTTCAGCCAAGTCATACGACTCGTCACTTGGACTGTAAAAGCTTTCAGTTGGGGATTACAAGTCGTTGGAAGAACTGAAGGTTTGTTATTCACATACGATTACTCCTGGTTTTGTCTCCTAAACACCTCCATTCACAGTTTTAGTTTCTAGTCCTGGTTCTGAGAAACTTCTAAAACACATGCTAAAAACACATGCACAtccttttccaagaaaatagAATCTCCTTGGGACAAATACAGCCACATAGCCAAAGCAATATCATTTTGTGCAGAGAAAGCTCATATGCTAAAAAGGCCAAGTCAGTTGCTTCACTTTCTCATCTATACCATATTGACTACTAAATGACTTCTTTTAATAACAAATCTCAAGTAAAATAAAGAGTACTTTTCCACAAATGTTTCAATTTAAACTTACCATACCAGCCTCTGTACCAGGTGAATTTAGATGTAAATGTGGATTTCTGAGATATCCATCTTTATATGGTTCATCTGGAAAATGATAAGCGTTTGCTCTCTTGAAATACGGTCTGTCACAAGGCAGATTGAATAACTCATGCAATTCCTACAGGCaagttcaaataaaaataaagagcacGATTCAAATTCTGGATTAAAAGAAACATCACATTGTAAGTAACAATGAATACAAACAATTTTAACAGCACGGTTTAGCGAATTGATACATTACAATCTGCTTTATTAAACATCCAGCATGTTCATTTACTACTAGATCTCACCTCTCACAGGAAGCTTGTGCAGGCTTACCTCCTACCTAAAGGGCCCACTATTTGATCAGAACACCTGCTGCGGGAGCCCCGCTGAAGACGCCATGAGTGACAAGCATCTTGTGCAAGTATGAGAAAATACACCATGATAGAAAAGGATTACAGTTTTATCTATGAAGTAGTATAGACACACACTCTGAATTATAATCTTAACTAATAAGACATACAAATGCAACATACTGAggcaaagtaagaaaaaagacTTTAAGCAGATTCagtctatttttaaatctcctCAGCGCTGTTTACAACACAGCAGCCACATTTGAAGAGATGTTGTCTAATTTCACAGAGCTTAGAAGTGAAAAGAATGATGATATCATCTAggataaaatacattttacgCCAAtgacccaaaactgaacccaacTAATTAGCTACAGTGACACTTCGCAGTCAGTGGGTAAAACTCAACAGCAGACAGAGAGCAGGAAAGACGTAACGTGCCACCGATGCCCGAGGCCTCTGCAAATGCAAGGAATAGATCAGGTTGTATACACCCAGCAATGCTTcacatggaagaagaaaatgaaaagtcccCATGGCTTCTACACCTCTAAGGCGGCAGGAGACTTTCCCCACTCTCAGTGTGTGTAACTGCGTGACCTGAACCGGCATCAGCCAGGTACATGTCTCTGTCCAAAAGGAGCACCACATCAGAACATTCTTCTGCCCCATCCGTATTCTTTTTTCTAGATGTGCCAACACAGAGggcaaaacccaaccaaacaaaagccaGCTTAAGGCTGGTCAGCTGCCAGCCACAAAAAGCAGgtccccaaaacaaacaaacaaaaaccccagtaacaccaaacccaagaaagaaaccaaatcaaataaaaaaacccaaccctaaaCCTTTCTGGACATCTGTTAAAGCCTGAAAATAACATCACACTACAAGCAATTTGATATTCTGACATGGAAGTGGAGAAATTCAAAGAATACAGTACCAGAAGTATAATTTAGATAAAACCTATCTAAACCAAATCCTATATAGTTTTAAGGTTACTACTGTTCCCTTAGAAAAATGATATCTGgcacattttataaaataacttCTGATAAATCGGGCTTCCATGTTCAGTATACAGCTTCagttataataaaaattaaccaAAAATATAGCAGTATCTGTTAGTATTTATTCTACATTGGCTAAATGAAAAGCTTCACTGCTGCTTCAgttacaataataataattaaataataataaaaatgatttaaatCAGGTTCTGCTAGTATTTGTTGGCTTTACCTTTCTGTAACTTTCCAGTTGATCATCTGAAATACCTGTAGGATACGAGATTGTTACGAGCTGACTTTTTCCAGGTAACATGAAATGAAATTGTTCTGGTACCACAATTGATGTTCCCTTCACATATTTCATGATGCACCTTTCCATGTCATTTAATTGCCTGTGAATTGCTTTCACCAGAAGATTTTGTACCCTGCAAAGTATAAGGGAGAATACTTTTAAAGTAGAACAGCGACAGTGGATCATTTTTTCTCCTAGCTCTGACAGTTATACAATCCGTACATGTGTATTTGCATCTGTTCTGAGGAACTTACTACCTCCATGTTCCCACTCCCACAAAGACAGACACAACCTCACCATGCTTTACTCGAAGCATGTCTGCACACAGAAACTACTCCCCAGTGATTCAACCCTCCAAACTGCAAGTACTTCCATCAGGAACACAACCATTATGAGCATTTGCCAAAACAAAAGTTATACGTATGACTatatgggtttggttttttttgcattttatccACCTCATTAGCATCCTTCAGAGCCAATTCCTATAGaaaaaatgtgaggaaaaaatacagaggaagacTCTATAAAGTTTTCCACCTTCACCCACCCAGCTGGAGCCCCTAACATAGTGCTGGGATTACAAATACTCATCAAACACATACCAGCTCTTGCTTCTACACACACTCACATACTACAAGAATTTTCAGAACATCTTCCTGACTTTCCCAATTCCTTACTAAGCAATGGCTATGAGTTATCCAATCTATCAGGCACTGataaactgaattttttctAGATAGCAGAAGGGTTGTGTCTCAAGATTATTAAAGCTAACAGCTGTCTAGAGgagcttttaattattattattaaattaacaCAGttaattaatttagaaattaacACAGTTAAGTTCCATTATAAAAACAGCATATGCTACTTCATTAAACTGATCAATGATATCGCTTTACTTcattatttcaagaaaaagcagaaatgaagctgaaaaattaGAAGTTCAGGGTAGCACTTACTTTCCCCATGTTTCTTCTGGAGAAACAGACACAACCACATCAACTGGTAACTTCATATTTATGTAGTGGTGCtccttattttccctttcaatgACTGGAGCCAAAGGAGCTAGCGGAGATGTCATTTCCAGCATCAGGTCTACATTGActatctgctgctgcagagaatgAAGACACCAATAGTATATCTCCAACAAACACAGGCATCAAGGCGGCAAAATTAAGACTAGATATTTGGTATCAAACTCAGCAGTGAAATACCTGGGTTAAAAAAGAGCTAGTAATGTTAAAGACAATCTTCTACGTGATGATCTACTGTAAGTGGATCTCTGCGTTCAtgctaaaaatgtttaaatgataGGTTGTCTGCTGAAATTTATCAGTGTGATGAGACACATACCGTATCTTGTAactttttatcctttcttttgCCAAGCTTTCGTTTGGTCTCCTCATCTTGATCAAATCTGAAGTAtcaacagaaagagaaatttctataatatgaaattaatctatttaaaaaataatttaaaaacatacttaCTGTATAAATCGTCTTATCTCCTTACAAGCAGACTCATCGGTCAGCTCTGGAACAGTGTTCACACCACTGTTAGGCCACACATAGACCGAACTGTGGCAAATTCTTAATACAAGAACATCTGAGGACAGTTTGTTTGCAAGATCACTGAAAACATATCCTAATGCCTTTTTTGTTGATGCCTCTGAAACACAATAAGGATACAATTAGCCTAGAAAATCCCCTCACTTTCATTACAGATGCTGGGcgtgtatttttaaaattttggatgtgttttgttttcGAAAAGAACCTTAAGTGCTGTTATGATCACAAAAATGGCTATGTAAACAAAAACTGAGACAGGATTGCACTTAGCAGGTCTGTCTCAGACATTCACACAGATACCTGCCTGAACAAAAGCGTACCGTTTCTCTCAGACGCTGCCAAATATGAAGAGCTGAACAAATGACAGAAGAATAACCTATACTGTAGTCGATTCTCACACCAGTAACTCTTAACCAAGCCTACAGCTACAAACTTCTGTGTACAGACAAACTTCTCTATATGGTTATATTTAGTCTTTTGAGTAAATCCTGGGAAGATTCAACCTGAGTCACATGTTTCTGACTTCAAGTAattattcagaaatacaaaccaaaaacataCTAAATTTTTGGAAAAGCAGGGCCTACACTCCAGCTGCAGACCAAATTCTGGCCAACATTAATCTGTGACTGTAAGCCACACCCTGGTCAGCTTGAATCCTTATTAACTGTACAGACAGCTGTCTTTCAGAGCTTGACTCTACTTTTTAAGTTTCACCCACTCATTACAACCTGAATCAACACTGGATACAAAAGAGCAACTTTTGCACATTACCAGCATTGCTTG comes from Falco naumanni isolate bFalNau1 chromosome 1, bFalNau1.pat, whole genome shotgun sequence and encodes:
- the UFSP2 gene encoding ufm1-specific protease 2 isoform X3, which produces MDILFRIRGGLDLAFQLATIDEASTKKALGYVFSDLANKLSSDVLVLRICHSSVYVWPNSGVNTVPELTDESACKEIRRFIQFDQDEETKRKLGKRKDKKLQDTQQIVNVDLMLEMTSPLAPLAPVIERENKEHHYINMKLPVDVVVSVSPEETWGKVQNLLVKAIHRQLNDMERCIMKYVKGTSIVVPEQFHFMLPGKSQLVTISYPTGISDDQLESYRKELHELFNLPCDRPYFKRANAYHFPDEPYKDGYLRNPHLHLNSPGTEAGMVYLVHGVYSYHHYMQDRIDDSGWGCAYRSLQTICSWFKQQGYFDTPIPTHKEIQQALVDAGDKPAAFVGSRQWIGSIEVQLVLNQLFGITSKIIFVSQGSELALQGRELANHFKTEGTPVMIGGGVLAHTILGVAWNEVTGHIKYLVLDPHYTGGEDLHVILEKGWCGWKGPEFWNKDAYYNLCLPQRPKTI
- the UFSP2 gene encoding ufm1-specific protease 2 isoform X1, which encodes MRPGPAPAAALTDVVILEAMDILFRIRGGLDLAFQLATIDEASTKKALGYVFSDLANKLSSDVLVLRICHSSVYVWPNSGVNTVPELTDESACKEIRRFIQFDQDEETKRKLGKRKDKKLQDTQQIVNVDLMLEMTSPLAPLAPVIERENKEHHYINMKLPVDVVVSVSPEETWGKVQNLLVKAIHRQLNDMERCIMKYVKGTSIVVPEQFHFMLPGKSQLVTISYPTGISDDQLESYRKELHELFNLPCDRPYFKRANAYHFPDEPYKDGYLRNPHLHLNSPGTEAGMVYLVHGVYSYHHYMQDRIDDSGWGCAYRSLQTICSWFKQQGYFDTPIPTHKEIQQALVDAGDKPAAFVGSRQWIGSIEVQLVLNQLFGITSKIIFVSQGSELALQGRELANHFKTEGTPVMIGGGVLAHTILGVAWNEVTGHIKYLVLDPHYTGGEDLHVILEKGWCGWKGPEFWNKDAYYNLCLPQRPKTI
- the UFSP2 gene encoding ufm1-specific protease 2 isoform X2, encoding MRPGPAPAAALTDVVILEAMDILFRIRGGLDLAFQLATIDEASTKKALGYVFSDLANKLSSDVLVLRICHSSVYVWPNSGVNTVPELTDESACKEIRRFIQFDQDEETKRKLGKRKDKKLQDTQIVNVDLMLEMTSPLAPLAPVIERENKEHHYINMKLPVDVVVSVSPEETWGKVQNLLVKAIHRQLNDMERCIMKYVKGTSIVVPEQFHFMLPGKSQLVTISYPTGISDDQLESYRKELHELFNLPCDRPYFKRANAYHFPDEPYKDGYLRNPHLHLNSPGTEAGMVYLVHGVYSYHHYMQDRIDDSGWGCAYRSLQTICSWFKQQGYFDTPIPTHKEIQQALVDAGDKPAAFVGSRQWIGSIEVQLVLNQLFGITSKIIFVSQGSELALQGRELANHFKTEGTPVMIGGGVLAHTILGVAWNEVTGHIKYLVLDPHYTGGEDLHVILEKGWCGWKGPEFWNKDAYYNLCLPQRPKTI